The Sulfobacillus thermosulfidooxidans genome segment GCGACGGGTAAAATCAAATACCATATTGTTTGCCAGCGAGATGCTCCAAGAGCCCAGGATCCCTCCCGCCAACTTCCGGGAATACGCCGTAAAACGGTAATAAGAACCGATATAGCAAAGGGCCAATTGATTAGGGTCAAGGCCACAATGCCACTTTGGACGGATACCGGCCAGTGCCACCGGACTATGACCACATCCACGACAATGAGTCCAATTACCATAGTCGGCAAACTTAACAAGATTTGCAACCCTTGATCAAACCATCGGATAAGTGGGGAAAAATGATCATACTCAACCCGGTATATCGCAATCAAAAGTGCCAGGGGCAGCGAAATACCTTGACTAATGCCCACCATTGCAAGCGTATTGATCACTTCTGGCCCGATGCCTCCTCCCCCCAGTTCTTGAGGACGCAAGAATAAAAATTGTGGAGTGATACGAGAAGCGCCTTGTACAATCAAGGGAATGATCACCAGCAGCAAAAATCCTATCGCCATGGCGCCTAGAATCGCCAGCAGGATATGAAATGTACGTCCTTGACGTGTCGGTTTCAACACTTTAGGCGGATGTAAAGGGGGTTTAGTCATCTCGAACACCTCGAAGTCGGGATGTTATCCACACAATTCCGAGCATCAAGATCATGAGCCATAGGGCCATGAAATCGAGCACATGATGTCCCGCAGTTCCTGGTGGTAATAAGGGAAGATCGGTAAGAAGCTGGGTCGTCAATGTCGCCGCAGGATGAAATATTGAAGTAAGGCGGGGTTGACCTCCAATCACCATCTGGACCGCAATCGTCTCCCCTAATCCCCGAGCCATGGCAATTAATGCCGCTTGAATAATACGGGGTCTGGCTGTAGGCAAGATAATAGCCCACAGCGTTTGATCTTCCGTGGCGCCTAAGGCCATCGATCCTTCAATATATGATGGCGGAACATGCCGTAAGGCTTCAAAGGACAAAATGCTAAACGTCGGCAAAATCATCAATGCCAATACCACACTGGCGGAAAATGGGCCATAGCCGGATGTCCCGCTAAGACGTCTGATGCACGGCACAATTACCGTTAACCCCCACCAACCGTAAAGAACCGAAGGAATGGCTACAAATAACGTTAAAAAGCGTATAAACTGTTTCTGCCACACTCCTCGCAATATTCTGGCTCCCAATACACTTAAAGCAAGACCCCAGGGTAAAACCAGTACCAGGGCTAATACCGCCACCATAATGCTTCCAAGGATAAAAGACCACAATCCAAATTGCCCGTGCAAGGGACTCCAATGCGACGAAACGATAGGGGAAAGCCCGTGATGGCGGATAAATTGCCATGAACCCTGTACGATAATGCCCACGACAAAAAGCCATACCACCACAAACAGGGCAAGACTGAAATGGGTTAATTGGTCCATGATTTTATCCATCGTTGTCATGACGCGCCTCCCTGGGTAGGCTCCGGATAAATGCCAAATGCAGGACGACTAGGATCATGAGCGAGATATTCCGCCAAATCCACGACCAAGGGTTCGGCATCTTCCCGGATGAAGATGGCAGGTTCTGCAAATAACACCCACTG includes the following:
- a CDS encoding PstC family ABC transporter permease, with protein sequence MTTMDKIMDQLTHFSLALFVVVWLFVVGIIVQGSWQFIRHHGLSPIVSSHWSPLHGQFGLWSFILGSIMVAVLALVLVLPWGLALSVLGARILRGVWQKQFIRFLTLFVAIPSVLYGWWGLTVIVPCIRRLSGTSGYGPFSASVVLALMILPTFSILSFEALRHVPPSYIEGSMALGATEDQTLWAIILPTARPRIIQAALIAMARGLGETIAVQMVIGGQPRLTSIFHPAATLTTQLLTDLPLLPPGTAGHHVLDFMALWLMILMLGIVWITSRLRGVRDD
- a CDS encoding PstA family ABC transporter permease, with protein sequence MTKPPLHPPKVLKPTRQGRTFHILLAILGAMAIGFLLLVIIPLIVQGASRITPQFLFLRPQELGGGGIGPEVINTLAMVGISQGISLPLALLIAIYRVEYDHFSPLIRWFDQGLQILLSLPTMVIGLIVVDVVIVRWHWPVSVQSGIVALTLINWPFAISVLITVLRRIPGSWREGSWALGASRWQTIWYLILPVALADMIEQVGLTVARLMGETAALIYTAGLNVGNHFALSAPGETLAVHLWYVRTEGLMPDAHQEAAATGVVLLAAVFLVLWGSQKLAQWVKGL